Proteins encoded together in one Mannheimia haemolytica window:
- a CDS encoding Probable rRNA maturation factor, with amino-acid sequence MENLYIDLQIACENTENLPSEQQFYTWVQKALAVEAKTDDFPESEITIRIVDEAESHELNLTYRGKDKPTNVLSFPFEAPEGIEMPLLGDLVICRQVMEKEAEEQGISLESHWAHLAIHGTLHLLGYDHLTDEEAEEMESLETEIMQSLGYEDPYLSEKV; translated from the coding sequence ATGGAAAATTTATATATTGATTTGCAGATCGCCTGCGAAAATACCGAAAACTTACCAAGCGAACAACAATTTTATACTTGGGTACAAAAAGCCCTTGCAGTTGAGGCAAAAACCGATGATTTCCCTGAAAGTGAGATCACCATTCGGATTGTCGATGAAGCAGAAAGCCACGAGCTAAATCTGACTTATCGTGGTAAAGACAAGCCAACCAATGTGCTATCTTTCCCGTTTGAAGCCCCCGAAGGAATCGAAATGCCACTATTGGGTGATTTAGTCATCTGTCGTCAAGTAATGGAAAAAGAGGCGGAAGAACAAGGGATTTCTCTTGAATCGCATTGGGCACATTTAGCCATTCACGGCACGCTGCATTTACTTGGCTACGACCATTTAACCGATGAAGAGGCGGAAGAAATGGAAAGCCTCGAAACCGAAATTATGCAAAGTTTAGGGTATGAAGATCCATATCTATCCGAAAAAGTATAA
- the tmcA gene encoding tRNA(Met) cytidine acetyltransferase TmcA — protein sequence MRSLAIITNPESFSLTQQGCFYIPENHQLKAIPFSNAKTILGQEYPFAIYTMQAENGVNFNLDAFAILAGTIQENGTLFLLCPQWDNLENELDFDALRWNENHAITCPNFYLHFKQLVAKFDFEVRADLPKLPTASGQIPSKIYQLTQEQQNILQNLPLDPADIHLITAPRGRGKSTLAGLLATALSEQNKVLITARSYSALPSFWRSAEQKIPFFAPDNLIEQVKSKNISSNQWIFIDEAASLPLPILHTLCTYFEKVVLTTTTQNYEGTGRGFELKFPVMLDKPFKHWTLSQPLRWSENDPLEHFINDLLLLNGDNVRANCNLPLQSADVTNRRIHHKIAFYHLLANAHYKTTPTDLRRLFDGENQLLFSQQKNEQLIGGIWAMQEGSLDEKLTQAIWLGERRPQGSLVAQYLCFQGNLPQACKLHSIRISRIAVLPEKQNQGVGKRLISQFILQNSREKRPLDFISVSFGLTTPLYTFWQSCGFRLVQITPNKEASSGYQSAMMIYPISEQGKLFAQQATQAFARDFALQPFFTEICEELQNFEQFQPLAARNLDERDWKNLTAFANGKRAFSAVYVSLKRLYLSDKARFSGLDIFKREGQKISKMEMEKYRKLVLQVLN from the coding sequence ATGCGTTCATTAGCGATTATCACCAATCCGGAATCCTTTAGCCTTACACAACAAGGCTGTTTTTACATTCCCGAAAATCATCAGCTTAAAGCTATCCCCTTTTCCAATGCCAAAACGATTTTAGGGCAAGAATACCCTTTTGCTATTTATACTATGCAAGCAGAAAATGGGGTGAATTTTAACTTAGATGCTTTTGCAATACTTGCCGGCACAATTCAAGAAAACGGTACTTTATTTTTGCTTTGTCCTCAGTGGGATAATTTAGAAAATGAATTAGATTTCGATGCGTTACGTTGGAACGAAAATCACGCTATTACCTGCCCGAATTTCTATCTACATTTTAAACAATTAGTCGCTAAATTTGATTTTGAAGTCAGAGCTGATTTGCCTAAATTACCGACTGCAAGCGGTCAAATTCCTTCAAAAATTTACCAATTAACGCAAGAACAGCAAAATATTTTGCAAAATCTACCGCTTGATCCTGCCGATATTCATTTGATTACCGCCCCTCGTGGGCGGGGCAAATCTACCCTTGCTGGGCTACTCGCAACAGCGTTATCCGAACAAAATAAGGTATTAATTACCGCACGCTCTTATTCTGCATTGCCCAGTTTTTGGCGTTCGGCAGAGCAAAAAATCCCATTTTTCGCACCTGACAATTTAATCGAGCAAGTTAAAAGTAAAAACATTTCGTCTAACCAGTGGATCTTTATTGATGAAGCAGCCAGCCTGCCTTTGCCGATACTCCACACACTTTGTACCTATTTTGAAAAAGTGGTTTTAACTACAACTACCCAAAATTACGAAGGCACGGGGCGAGGATTTGAGCTGAAATTCCCGGTAATGTTGGATAAACCGTTTAAACATTGGACGTTATCTCAACCATTGCGGTGGAGCGAAAATGATCCGTTGGAACATTTTATTAATGATTTACTTCTGCTAAATGGCGATAACGTAAGGGCGAATTGCAATTTGCCCCTACAATCTGCGGACGTAACCAATAGGCGAATACACCATAAAATCGCTTTCTACCACTTACTCGCCAACGCCCATTACAAAACCACCCCAACTGACTTACGCCGTTTATTTGATGGCGAAAATCAGCTTTTGTTTTCACAACAGAAAAACGAGCAACTTATCGGCGGGATTTGGGCAATGCAAGAAGGTAGCTTAGATGAAAAATTAACCCAAGCTATTTGGCTGGGGGAACGCCGTCCGCAAGGCAGTTTAGTGGCTCAATATCTCTGCTTTCAAGGGAATTTACCGCAGGCCTGCAAATTGCATTCCATTCGTATTTCTCGGATTGCGGTATTGCCTGAAAAGCAAAATCAAGGCGTTGGCAAGCGGTTGATTTCTCAGTTTATTTTGCAAAATTCCAGAGAAAAACGACCGCTTGATTTTATATCTGTTAGCTTTGGCTTAACTACTCCGCTCTACACCTTTTGGCAATCTTGCGGCTTCCGGCTTGTGCAAATTACGCCGAATAAAGAAGCAAGCAGTGGTTATCAAAGTGCAATGATGATTTACCCGATTTCGGAGCAAGGAAAGTTATTTGCACAGCAGGCAACCCAAGCCTTTGCCAGAGATTTCGCCCTTCAGCCATTTTTCACGGAAATTTGTGAGGAATTGCAAAATTTCGAACAATTTCAACCGCTTGCTGCACGCAATTTAGATGAACGTGATTGGAAAAATTTAACCGCGTTTGCTAACGGTAAACGTGCATTTTCTGCGGTATATGTGAGTTTAAAACGGCTTTATTTATCAGATAAAGCACGTTTTTCAGGGTTGGATATTTTTAAGCGAGAAGGGCAAAAAATCTCCAAAATGGAGATGGAAAAATATCGAAAACTTGTTCTTCAGGTTTTAAATTAA
- the moaE gene encoding Molybdopterin synthase catalytic subunit: protein MFETLIEVQEAEFDQNRIYQWLSEQHSVGATTLFIGKVREMNLGDNVSGLFLEHYPAMTKKALQEIVDQARSRWDLQRVAVIHRIGQLHTGDEIVLVGVSSAHRGDAYHANEFIMDYLKTKAPFWKREQTQAGERWIEGRESDQQAAEKWK from the coding sequence AATTTGACCAAAACCGCATTTACCAATGGCTTAGTGAACAACATAGCGTGGGGGCAACTACCCTGTTTATCGGCAAAGTGCGTGAAATGAATTTAGGCGATAATGTTTCCGGTTTGTTTCTTGAGCATTACCCTGCAATGACTAAAAAAGCATTGCAAGAAATTGTGGATCAAGCTCGCTCCCGTTGGGATTTACAGCGCGTTGCGGTGATTCACCGCATTGGGCAACTGCATACCGGTGATGAAATCGTATTAGTCGGTGTGAGTTCTGCTCATCGAGGTGATGCCTACCACGCCAACGAGTTTATTATGGATTACCTAAAAACCAAAGCCCCATTCTGGAAACGAGAACAAACCCAAGCCGGTGAACGTTGGATTGAAGGGCGTGAGAGTGACCAACAAGCCGCCGAAAAATGGAAATAA